The window AGAACGCCGAATTCCAGGCTGTCGCAGAGCAGATCGTTGCCGCTGCGGCCGCCGCGAAGGCCACCGACGTGGACGCGCTCAAGGCTGCCAAGCTCGGCGACACGACGGTCGAGCAGACCATCGCCGACCTGTCGGCCAAGATCGGCGAGAAGCTCGAACTGCGCCGCGCGACGTACTTCGACGGTCAGGTCGAGACCTACCTGCACAAGCGGGCTGCCGACCTGCCGCCCGCGGTGGGGGTGCTCGTCGAGTACACCGGTGATGACAAATCGGCGGCCCACGCGGTCGCGCTTCAGATCGCCGCGCTCAAGGCCAAGTACCTGACCCGCGAGGACGTGCCGGAGGACATCGTCGCCAACGAGCGGCGTATCGCCGAGGAGACGGCCCGCGCCGAGGGCAAGCCGGAGCAGGCGTTGACCAAGATCGTCGAAGGGCGTGTGACGGGCTTCTACAAGGACGTCGTGCTGCTGGATCAGCCGTCGGTGTCCGACAACAAGAAGTCGGTCAAGGCTCTGCTCGACGAGGCCGGCGTGACCGTCACGAGGTTTGCCCGTTTCGAGGTCGGGCAGGCCTGACAGGCCGAACCCGTCGCGGTTCGGGCCCCGGCCCGCGCTGACGACACAGAACATCTGGGAACCCCCGAGACCTTCGGTCTCGGGGGTTCCGTCATCTGCGCAGGAGCAGGGCATGTCGTCGCTGCGTGAGAGCGGAATTGCAGAGAACGGGCCTGTCTGTTCGGCACGTTTGCTGTAATCCGTTCGGAGGATGCTACTCACACGAAAATATGTCGAACGGCGAGCAGGGAGCTTTTGCCGGCTGCCGATATTTACGGATACAGCAAATTCTATAGCTAACTCGAACTTTTATTTACGTGTGCGTAGGCGTGCTATTTGTCAACGTCCTTTCACGTGCCGAGTTAACCTATTCGGCATGGCGGAATGCGAAAACTGTT is drawn from Mycolicibacterium gilvum and contains these coding sequences:
- the tsf gene encoding translation elongation factor Ts → MANYTAADVKRLRELTGAGMMDSKNALVEAEGDFDKAVELLRIKGAKDVGKRAERATAEGLVAAKDGALIELNSETDFVAKNAEFQAVAEQIVAAAAAAKATDVDALKAAKLGDTTVEQTIADLSAKIGEKLELRRATYFDGQVETYLHKRAADLPPAVGVLVEYTGDDKSAAHAVALQIAALKAKYLTREDVPEDIVANERRIAEETARAEGKPEQALTKIVEGRVTGFYKDVVLLDQPSVSDNKKSVKALLDEAGVTVTRFARFEVGQA